The following DNA comes from Streptomyces sp. Ag109_O5-10.
GGTCAACAACGCGGGTCTGCAGCACATCGCCCCGGTGCACGAGTTTCCCCCGGAGCGCTTCGCACTGATCCAGCGGGTCATGGTGGAGGCGCCCTTCCGCATCCTCCGCCGCACCCTGCCCCACATGTACGCGCAGGCATGGGGCAGGGTCGTGAACATCTCCTCGGTGCACGGTCTTCGGGCCAGCGCCTACAAGTCGGCGTACGTCACGGCGAAGCACGCGCTGGAGGGCCTGAGCAAGGTGGTCGCCCTGGAGGGCGCCGCGCACGGCGTGACCAGCAACTGCATTAACCCCGGCTACGTCCGCACGCCGCTGGTCGAGGAGCAGATCGCCAACCAGGCGCTCGCCCACGGCATCCCCGCGGCCGACGTGATGGACCAGGTGTTCCTGGAACGCACCGCGATCAAGCGCCTGATCGAGCCGGCCGAGGTCGCCGAAGCGGCGCTGTGGCTGTGCACCGAACGCAGCGGTTACATCACCGGCGGTTCGATCCCCCTGGACGGGGGCTGGACGGCCCGCTGAGGGGCCGTCCACCCACCCGTCGTGCGGGTGCCGGCTCCGGCCGGCCGAGGCCGACGTAGACGGCGCCGGCCCGCCGCCTCCCACGGCGCACCGCACCGACCGACTCCCCCGGACCCTTTCCCTTCGTCCAACAGCGGCGACCGGGTCCGGCGGTTCCGCTCACTCCTCACTCCGGAAAACGGTGACAACCATGCCCAGCGCTCACAACGCCGTGAACGACCCAGGCACCTCGGGAAGACCGGGCGGTCTGCGCAAGATCGTCGCTGCCAGCCTGATCGGCACGACCATCGAGTGGTACGACTACTTCCTCTACGGCTCGGCCGCCGCCCTGGTCTTCGGCCGCGTGTTCTTCCCCGAGTCGGACCCGCTGACCGGCACCTTGCTGTCCTTCCTCACCTACGCCATCGGCTTCGCCGCGCGCCCGATCGGCGCCGTGGTCTTCGGCCACTTCGGCGACCGTCTCGGCCGCAAGAAGCTCCTGGTGATCAGTCTGCTGATGATGGGGCTCTCCACCGCCCTGATCGGCTGTGTGCCCGGCTACGGCACGATCGGTGTCGCGGCTCCCGTGCTGCTGACCATCCTGCGCCTCGTCCAGGGCTTCGCCCTCGGCGGCGAGTGGGGCGGAGCGGTGCTGTTGGTGTCCGAACACGGCGATGCCGAGCGACGCGGCTTCTGGGCGTCCTGGCCTCAGGGCGGCGCACCGGCCGGAAACCTGGTCGCCGTCGGAGTGCTCTCCTTGATGACCACCGTGCTCAGCGACGACGCGTTCAACTCCTGGGGCTGGCGG
Coding sequences within:
- a CDS encoding 3-hydroxybutyrate dehydrogenase; this encodes MDSTKSSDEGLPQRSGPGDSTASGLASTRFLTGRKVLVTGAASGIGRACAEGFAAAGAEVYVVDRAAKSAKEVAESTGGIAVVADLSEADAVDALPDDADIVVNNAGLQHIAPVHEFPPERFALIQRVMVEAPFRILRRTLPHMYAQAWGRVVNISSVHGLRASAYKSAYVTAKHALEGLSKVVALEGAAHGVTSNCINPGYVRTPLVEEQIANQALAHGIPAADVMDQVFLERTAIKRLIEPAEVAEAALWLCTERSGYITGGSIPLDGGWTAR